Within Columba livia isolate bColLiv1 breed racing homer chromosome 22, bColLiv1.pat.W.v2, whole genome shotgun sequence, the genomic segment GTGAAACACCGGGGCGGCTGTTCCTGGGGAGATGCTGCACGTCTCCCTCCTGCGGGATCTGCTCCGCACACCCGTCCCAGCTGCAGCCGTGGGGCTCTGCGTGTCCTGCCCCACTGCTCTGCACATCGGTGCTGATGCAGATCGCCCGGGCGCTGACAGGCGAACACCGCTGTCCTTGGCAGGGCTGGTATCTCAGGTCCCCACAGCGGGTTCCTAACTGCTCGTTTCTTTTTCAAGCAGCCTTTTGTGATCCACGACATGGACACACTGTGGCAGGCAGAAAAGGGGCTGGTGTGGAAACAACTGGTGAACGGCATTCCCCCCTACAAGGAGATCGGGGTGCACGTCTTCTACCGCTGCCAGTGCACCACGGTGGAGACCGTGCGGGAGCTCACCGAGTTTGCCAAGAGCATCCCCAGCTTCGTGGGCCTCTACTTGAACGACCAAGTGACTCTGCTGAAGTACGGGGTGCACGAGGCCATCTTCGCCATGCTGGCCTCTATCATGAACAAGGATGGGCTGTTGGTGGCCAACGGGAACGGCTTTGTGACCCGTGAGTTCCTGCGTAGCCTGCGCAAGCCCTTCAACGAGATCATGGAGCCCAAATTCGAGTTTGCTGTCAAGTTCAACGCGCTGGAGCTGGATGACAGTGACCTGTCTCTGTTTGTGGCCGCCATTATCCTGTGCGGAGGTGAGCGGGTGCTCTGGGCCGTGCACGTGTTGGGCAGAGTCCTCCGGTACCTGGGGTGGTTGGGCTGGGGTGCGGAGCAGCAGCCGGCCCTGCCGTCAGCATCTCGAGGGACAGGAGAACTGAACAGTTCCAGAGCCAAAGCTGCTCTGTGGTGGGGACGCCTAGCAAGCTTGCACCAAGAACAAGGAGTGTAGAAGCAGCATCTCCTCGTAGCGTGCTGTGGGATGTGTTGTCCTGGGGCCCGTTTCACCCCTTGTCTAGTTGACGAGGTTGGAGGCGCAGTGGGTGGGTTGCAGTCCCTGTCTCCCTTTCCCAGGAGGAGCGTGTGCTTTGGAGGGCTACACCGTAATGCTACAGCTGCCATGCTTCTTCTCCACAGACCGGCCTGGCCTGGTGAATGTGAAGCAGGTAGAGGAGATCCAGGACAACATCCTGCGAGTGCTGGAGTTCCACCTGCAGTCCAACCACCCCGATGCCCAGTACCTCTTCCCCAAGCTGCTGCAGAAGATGGCCGACCTGCGGCAGCTTGTGACCGAGCACGCCCAGCTGGTGCAGAAGATCAagaagacagagacagagacatcTCTGCACCCACTTCTGCAGGAGATCTACAAGGACATGTACTAAGGACCTGTTATTTATGAGAACGAAGCCATGGATTCCCAGCAAGACTTTTTgtacaaaacaaagaaaacgtTTCCCTGTGTCTTCCATTTCTTATACTGGAAACTCTTTTCTACGTGACCCTGATGTATGGTACATAGGGCAAGATGCCGTAAGATTTTGCAGCCACCACCTGCTGGGCCAGGGCTTCCGTTAACACACACTAACAGATTTACAAAGGTGAATCGTAAGCTACTGTGTCCGTTactgcagcccagctctggaGCGGCTGCCCGCTTTACGTGTCCCGGGTGGACGGTGTGGGATGCTCCGGTCGCCACGTGGCCCGGGCACGGTGCGGGTGTCCAGCGGGGCCAGCAACAGCACTTACCgtgtgtctttgttttctttcttctattgcACTCCGGAGATGTAGTCCTGAGCCAGGAAGCCTGGGACAGTGTGACAAAAGcaagtttctctcttttccaaagaaaagccaGAGCATTTGAAGCTGGGTCGGGCTGTCCTGGCACAAACCCTCAGCTGCAGTTCCCTCGCTGCCGGTGCATTCCTGTCTCCAGAGGGATGGTGCGAGCCGTGTGGTAGCCTTTGCTCCTGGTGCCCCAGCCTCAGAGGGGCCCGGCACCTCGGTACAAGAGATGGAGGGATgaggaggggagaaggaaagagtTTGACTCATGAAAATTCACCTTCAGAGCAGAGGCCGGAATCTGTTTGCTTCCCCGGGCTGTTCTGAGCAGACGTGAGTTACCAGGAAAGTCTGTAgggccagggcagggctggggctgctcgcGGTGCAGCCGTGCGACACGGTGTAGATGCCAGATTGTAcaaaaggggagggagagggcgGGATGCTCACAATGAGCAGGAGCCTCTGGGTGAGCGCAGCTGGGCGGAAGCTGCTGTGCCCTCTCCTGCCGCCGTCCCGAGCGCGGGGACAGCTGCGGGTTCCGGGGCCCGCCAGGGGCTCCATGCGGCGGCGGGGAGTCGCGGCGGCGCTGCCCGGACGGGACCCGGTGCGGGGCCGCGGCACCGGGGCTGgtgggggcacagccgggaAGGGCTCATCCCCTCCGGGACAGTGGTGTCTGACCCGAAAAGCGGTACCTCCCCGTCTGCAGCTCGTggccccccgtgtccccagcagccTTGTTAAAATGCTGATCTTCCCAGGGAGGGGTTGTGGGAACAAGTTagtcagttttattttattttcctcttcttcgGGGTAGCGGATTTCCCTGCTGCAATAACTACTTCAAAACCCACAGGGGAAGAGCTCTGGGCTTCCCTCGCACACCACAGGACTGGCTGGTCCCAAACCCGCCCCTGCTGCCGCCCTCGGGCTCCTggccgtgcctcagtttccctgcccCTCCCTGCCTCGCAGGAGTGCTGCAAGTTACCGTTTCTGAAGCACTTTGAAGCCCTCTCGGGGAAGGAACCGGAGACGCTCGGGTGCTGCCGGGGCCGGGGGTCTTGTCCTTCCCGAAGCCCCCCGTGGCACCTCCCGCCGCGGCCAACGCGTGGGCCTCGTGAGTGCCCGTCACCCGGGGAGCTTCTTGCTCTCCCTCCTCAGCAgtgtaacaaaccccaaactgaaatgtatatttttgcTAGAAGTACAAACCTCCAGGTGTTTTTAATAATATAGTGTCCGCGAACTGACTTGACTTTAAATAAACCTGAACTAAGTATTTAAGAACGTCTTAGCACCCGGCCCTTCTTGACGGGACTTCCCGGGGAGCTGGCGGGGAAGGGTTTCCCGCAGAGACCGTGGGGCTGGCTGGGTTGTCGTGATTCCCTGGGACACCCCGCGATGGGTCGGGGACAGCCCGGAGTTTGTGGGGCGCAgccacagcccccccagcccccctggCGGGGTCCGCAGCCGTTCCCGTGCCGCAGGGACCCCAGGGGGCCCCGCagggcccggcggggcgggggttaagccgccggggccgccgggcAGGCGGCGGTTACCAGGGTGGGGCCGGTCACCGGGGTGGGACCGGCTGCACCCACCGGCCATAAATAGACCCGGGAGGGCACCCGGCCCCTCAGCGGCCGGAGCAGATGGAGCCGCGCTCGCTGGTGGCGTCTGGGGCATTCCGGGCCCGGGGGGGGTGTCCGAGGCCCGTGTGCAGGTAGCGCGGTTTGCAGCGGGGGGGCGGCTGCGGGCAGCTCTGGGGGAGATGGGCTGAGATGGGGCTGCGGGGCCCGGGTGGTCTGTGATGCCCTTGAACTCGTTCCCCCCGCCCGGCTGCCCCCGCCAGCCGAGGACTCTGCCCCTTTCGTGTCCCTgcggggagctggggggcaCCCCAGCGGTCCGTACAGCCCGGCTGGTCTCCGTGCTCCCCCGGCCCTGGGGGAAGCCCCCAGGCTTGTGCAACGGCTGCTGGAGCCCCCTCGCTCGGGCCCAGCCctgggctttgtttgctttgcaaTGAGCCAGGAGATAAGGCTGGATGGGGCAGGGAGAGCCCTGTGGAGGGTTCCTGAACCCAGGCACAAGCCTGGGGGCTCCAAAGATATGGCCCCATCCAGGCCATCTGGAGCAGGATCTACTCCCAGGAGCAGGGATCTGACCCCGGCCGTGGGGCTTCTCTGCCTGGCAGGAATTTTGCCCGTGGATCCTGTCAGTGGGGCCAGAACTGCCGCTTCTCGCACGACAGAAAGCCAGCCCCCATCTGCCGGTACTTCCAGAGCGGGTTTTGCAGCTACGGGGCACGGTGCAGGTGAGGAGCAGCGAGGAGGGACCTGGTGCCACGAGGATGGGCTGGGAGCCAGGAGGTGTCATGCTGGACTGATGGGACcctctgtctgtgtgtccctggTTCCCTCCAGCTACCAGCACATCCAAGACGAGCCGGTGCCGGTGGGGACCCGCTATGGTCCTGTGCCCGCCGTGCCCCACAGCCACTGGGTCTCAGAGCCCGGCCGGGTGCCCTTGGCTGCGGCCAGGGGCTGGGGGCGAGCCCAGCGCAGCGTGGcccatcctgtccccagcaTGATGTACATGGCCCTCAAGTTCCCAAGTgcggaggaagaagagaaagacgAGAACATCCCAGCACCTGATAATGTCCCCTATGGGGCCATGGGTGGAGAATTCATCCCTGCACGAGCTCGGGGTGCCTCAGGTAGGTGTGCAGCTGAGGATACTGGAGTGATCATGGTGGATCATCCTGTACTTGTGCCTGCTCTCGACCAAATCATCCTCCCTCCAGCTCAGGCAGGGcccagctggggctgtgcaAAGCTCTCTTAGCAGCTTTTTTAGGGTGGGGACCTTAACTGCTAAGCCTGTGCTCTCCCAGCAGCCAGCCTGTCTCTTTGGTGATGGGGCTGGATGTGCTTTTCTCCTCTAAGAGCTCTCCTGCCTGCAGGCTCCCAACCGCGCGGGCTGCGTCTGGATCCAAATTGCTCTGACCCCGGAGAGGCGGCGGTGGAGGCTGCGATGGGGACCGACCCTGCAGAGGTGGGCTTGGGCGTCCCCTGAGGCTGAGCAGTCCCCTCATGCCGTGTTGGTCCCCTGGGCCGGGGCAGTGGAGACAGGGGTTGCAGTTCTGAGCTGCTCTGCTTGCAGGTCCCTGCAGAGCCgggtgctgcagcagccctggTCTCCAGCACAGCACTGAGGGCCCGGAGCGCGGCCGTGGTGTGCGGCATCTGCATGGACCGGGTGTACGAGAAGCCACTGCCGGAGGAGCGGCTCTTCGGGATCCTCCCAAACTGCAGCCACGCGTACTGCGTGGGCTGCATCCGCAGGTGGCGCCGCAGCCAGGACTTCCAGAGTGCAGTCATCAAGtgagtggggacagggacatggcaGGGTGGTCACCATCACCGCTTCTGCATCCTGAAATCCTTTCTTGGGTCTGGTGGTGTTGCTTAGGGACTGTGGCGACTTTACTTCAGGAACAGGCGCTTTGGAGCTGGGATAGGGATGTTGGGTGAGGCTGTGTCCGTGGGTGCTGAGCCTGTGCTCCCTGCTCCATTTTCGGGAGAGCCACCTGCACCCATTGCCTTTACCCAGGGCCTGCCCAGAGTGCCGGGTCACGTCCAGTTACTACATCCCCCACAAATACTGGGTCTCAGACAGGGCTGAGAAGGAGAAGCTCATCGAAACCTTCAAGGCACGGACAGGGTGAGTGCCTGGCGCTGCGGGTCCTGTGCTACTCTGGGATCTGTGCTCACGCCTGCGCTTCGAATCCTGCAGGAAAATCAGGTGCAAGTTCTTCGTCCGGAACCGCGGCCGCTGCCCGTTCGGGTCAGATTGCATCTACCTGCACGAGCTGCCTGCCGGCCGGCAGCCACGGCGCCAGCGGTTCAGGATGCCCGCGGTAAGCGGGGCGGCGTGTCCCGGGGCTGGGTGCGGTGTAGCCGTGCAATGGGGCTGGGGGCCAGGGCTCATCCTCTCTTCTGTGCTGCAGGAATTCAGCCCTTCTGCCTCAGGGAGCTCtgaggaggaggacga encodes:
- the PPARD gene encoding peroxisome proliferator-activated receptor delta isoform X1, whose product is MEQLQKEVPEVREEEEEEEKTVMVASGASDPSAGPDNSLPSSSYTDLSQSSSPSLSDQLQTGCEEMALGALNVECRVCGDKASGFHYGVHACEGCKGFFRRTIRMKLKYEKCERTCKIQKKNRNKCQYCRFQKCLSLGMSHNAIRFGRMPEAEKRKLVAGLTANEISCQNPQVADLKAFSKHIYNAYLKNFNMTKKKARGILTGKASSTPQPFVIHDMDTLWQAEKGLVWKQLVNGIPPYKEIGVHVFYRCQCTTVETVRELTEFAKSIPSFVGLYLNDQVTLLKYGVHEAIFAMLASIMNKDGLLVANGNGFVTREFLRSLRKPFNEIMEPKFEFAVKFNALELDDSDLSLFVAAIILCGDRPGLVNVKQVEEIQDNILRVLEFHLQSNHPDAQYLFPKLLQKMADLRQLVTEHAQLVQKIKKTETETSLHPLLQEIYKDMY
- the PPARD gene encoding peroxisome proliferator-activated receptor delta isoform X2, with product MEQLQKEVPEVREEEEEEEKTVMVASGASDPSAGPDNSLPSSSYTDLSQSSSPSLSDQLQTGCEEMALGALNVECRVCGDKASGFHYGVHACEGCKGFFRRTIRMKLKYEKCERTCKIQKKNRNKCQYCRFQKCLSLGMSHNAIRFGRMPEAEKRKLVAGLTANEISCQNPQVADLKAFSKHIYNAYLKNFNMTKKKARGILTGKASSTPPFVIHDMDTLWQAEKGLVWKQLVNGIPPYKEIGVHVFYRCQCTTVETVRELTEFAKSIPSFVGLYLNDQVTLLKYGVHEAIFAMLASIMNKDGLLVANGNGFVTREFLRSLRKPFNEIMEPKFEFAVKFNALELDDSDLSLFVAAIILCGDRPGLVNVKQVEEIQDNILRVLEFHLQSNHPDAQYLFPKLLQKMADLRQLVTEHAQLVQKIKKTETETSLHPLLQEIYKDMY